Proteins encoded within one genomic window of Chelatococcus sp. HY11:
- a CDS encoding polysaccharide deacetylase encodes MTTIPAPANPAPPAPEFPWPQGKRCALFPAFDVDAESVWLGGDPANADRHVTLSYGGYEARVGIPKILELLARHEIRATFFVTGWAVEAHTRSCEAILAAGHEIAHHGYLHLKPDAGRFDVMIEEIDRGLDAMRRVLGITPVGYRAPWGESFPALLQLLVDRGIRYSSSWRDDIRPYRHVLPQGAGPVEIPVNYSFDDWSYGLTHRSSPRALFGREAVLSIWRDEFDQTREWGGVTTMVMHPQVTGRPMRIRILDDFLTHVRAYDDVWIATGREIMEHYEACEADAGGPHHLSRPPSE; translated from the coding sequence ATGACGACTATCCCCGCCCCCGCCAATCCCGCTCCGCCCGCCCCTGAATTTCCCTGGCCGCAGGGCAAGCGGTGCGCCTTGTTCCCAGCTTTCGACGTGGACGCGGAGTCGGTCTGGCTCGGCGGCGATCCCGCCAATGCCGACCGCCACGTCACCCTCTCCTACGGCGGTTACGAGGCCCGTGTCGGCATCCCGAAGATCCTCGAACTGCTGGCGCGTCACGAGATCCGCGCCACGTTCTTCGTGACCGGCTGGGCCGTCGAGGCCCATACAAGAAGCTGCGAGGCTATCCTCGCCGCCGGCCACGAGATTGCCCACCACGGCTATCTGCATCTGAAGCCGGACGCCGGGCGCTTCGATGTCATGATCGAGGAGATCGACCGGGGCCTCGACGCCATGCGGCGTGTGCTTGGCATCACGCCGGTCGGCTACAGGGCGCCGTGGGGCGAGAGCTTCCCCGCCCTTCTGCAATTGCTCGTGGATCGCGGCATCCGCTATTCCAGTTCCTGGCGGGATGACATCCGTCCCTATCGCCATGTCCTGCCCCAGGGCGCGGGGCCGGTCGAGATCCCCGTGAATTACAGCTTCGACGACTGGAGCTACGGCCTCACGCATCGCTCCAGCCCCAGGGCGCTGTTTGGCCGCGAAGCCGTACTGTCCATCTGGCGTGACGAATTCGACCAGACGCGGGAATGGGGCGGCGTCACGACCATGGTCATGCATCCGCAGGTGACCGGGCGGCCCATGCGCATCCGCATCCTCGACGATTTCCTGACCCACGTCCGCGCCTATGACGATGTCTGGATCGCGACGGGCCGCGAAATCATGGAGCACTACGAAGCCTGCGAGGCGGACGCCGGCGGGCCCCACCACCTCAGCCGCCCGCCCTCAGAATGA